From the Rhodothermales bacterium genome, one window contains:
- the der gene encoding ribosome biogenesis GTPase Der — MPLVAIVGRPNVGKSTFFNRLIESRQSIVHDEPGVTRDRIYGNTEWNGVEFAVTDTGGYVAHSDDRFEKAIREQVEIATEEADLVLFVVDVTTGITGLDEELAGMLRRSQTPVLVLANKADNAERRWGTSEFYQMGFEDIFPISALNGSGTGELMDAIVERLPAPAVRDEKDERPRIALIGRPNVGKSSLTNALLDQNRSIVTEISGTTRDAIDASFKYHGREIVLVDTAGLRKRARVTENVEFYAQLRTERAIQECDVAVLLVDATMGLETQDIRVLKQAEEMKKGLVVAINKWDLIEKETNTARDFTTDMHERLKTLSYVPVITISAVTKQRVHKLLDTALEVAERRSTRIPTSRLNEAMLDAIGRAAPPMYRNRPVKIKYVTQVHERPPVFTFFCNFPQGIAESYRRYLENQLRKAFPLEGVPVTIHFKAKSTR, encoded by the coding sequence ATGCCCCTAGTCGCCATCGTCGGCCGCCCCAATGTGGGTAAGTCGACCTTTTTCAACCGGCTCATCGAATCCCGTCAGTCCATCGTGCACGATGAACCCGGGGTCACGAGAGACCGGATTTACGGCAATACCGAGTGGAACGGCGTCGAGTTTGCCGTGACCGACACCGGCGGCTATGTGGCCCATTCCGACGACCGGTTCGAGAAAGCGATCCGGGAGCAGGTTGAAATCGCCACGGAGGAAGCCGACCTCGTTCTGTTCGTCGTCGATGTCACCACCGGCATCACCGGCCTCGATGAAGAGCTGGCCGGCATGCTCCGACGCTCCCAGACGCCCGTCCTCGTGCTGGCCAACAAGGCGGATAACGCCGAGCGCCGCTGGGGCACGAGCGAATTCTACCAGATGGGATTCGAGGACATCTTCCCCATCAGCGCCCTGAACGGCTCCGGCACGGGCGAGTTGATGGATGCCATCGTCGAGCGGCTTCCCGCGCCGGCCGTGCGCGACGAGAAGGACGAACGCCCGCGCATCGCCCTCATCGGCCGGCCCAACGTCGGCAAGTCGTCCCTGACCAACGCGTTGCTCGATCAGAACCGCTCGATCGTCACCGAAATCAGCGGCACGACGCGCGACGCGATCGACGCGAGTTTCAAATACCACGGGCGCGAGATCGTGCTCGTCGACACCGCCGGGCTTCGCAAGCGCGCGCGCGTGACGGAGAACGTCGAGTTCTACGCCCAGCTCCGTACCGAGCGCGCCATCCAGGAGTGCGACGTCGCCGTCCTGCTCGTGGATGCCACGATGGGGCTCGAAACGCAGGACATTCGCGTGCTGAAGCAGGCCGAGGAGATGAAGAAAGGGCTCGTCGTCGCGATCAACAAGTGGGACCTCATCGAGAAGGAGACCAATACGGCGCGCGATTTCACCACGGACATGCACGAGCGGCTCAAGACCCTGAGCTATGTCCCCGTCATCACCATTTCCGCCGTCACCAAGCAGCGCGTCCACAAACTGCTCGATACCGCGCTGGAGGTCGCCGAGCGCCGCTCGACGCGCATCCCGACAAGCCGGCTGAACGAGGCGATGCTCGACGCCATCGGCCGCGCCGCGCCGCCCATGTACCGGAATCGCCCCGTCAAGATCAAATACGTGACGCAGGTGCACGAGCGTCCGCCCGTCTTCACGTTCTTCTGCAATTTCCCGCAGGGCATCGCCGAATCGTATCGGCGGTATCTGGAAAATCAGCTCCGCAAGGCCTTCCCGCTCGAAGGGGTACCCGTGACCATCCACTTCAAAGCCAAGTCGACGCGGTAA
- a CDS encoding EcsC family protein: MNRYPMRLSAYEKEVQRELEKWQHGDASFLVKALSWAMQPMDWVVERVVPADVIDQASAAIEQFLSMLNNASAWTFEPADILTEARERGLDVEDLKELRDEPIEKLDEIARSFFNQNALLAAVEGGGTGLGGAVFIAADIPLLFGINLRLIQQIGASYGFELRGPAFQPLVLSIFNVAASNEQRSKNEALREISVAAAALANNLEYKGRVTGTFRDQNRHLPREIAKNILGRKIAQAIPIAGAAVGAGINYWFTTETAETTYMLFRALYLERKQRL; encoded by the coding sequence ATGAACAGGTACCCTATGCGGCTCTCGGCCTACGAAAAAGAAGTCCAGCGCGAACTGGAGAAGTGGCAACATGGCGACGCCTCGTTCCTCGTCAAGGCGCTGAGCTGGGCGATGCAGCCCATGGACTGGGTGGTGGAACGCGTCGTGCCGGCCGATGTCATCGACCAGGCCAGCGCGGCGATCGAGCAGTTTCTGTCGATGCTCAACAACGCCTCGGCGTGGACGTTCGAGCCGGCGGACATCCTCACGGAAGCCCGCGAGCGCGGGCTCGACGTGGAAGACCTGAAGGAACTGCGCGACGAGCCGATCGAGAAGCTCGACGAAATCGCCCGGAGTTTCTTTAACCAGAACGCCCTCCTCGCCGCCGTCGAAGGAGGCGGGACCGGCCTCGGCGGCGCGGTCTTCATCGCGGCGGATATTCCCCTGCTCTTCGGGATCAACCTCCGGCTCATCCAGCAGATCGGCGCGTCGTACGGCTTCGAACTGCGCGGGCCGGCCTTCCAGCCGCTGGTGCTCTCCATCTTCAACGTGGCCGCCAGCAACGAACAACGCTCGAAAAACGAGGCGCTGCGCGAAATCAGCGTCGCCGCCGCCGCGCTGGCCAACAACCTCGAATACAAGGGCCGCGTCACCGGCACGTTCCGCGACCAGAACCGTCACCTCCCCCGCGAAATCGCCAAAAACATCCTCGGACGCAAGATCGCGCAGGCCATCCCCATCGCCGGCGCGGCGGTCGGCGCCGGCATCAATTACTGGTTCACCACCGAGACGGCCGAAACCACCTACATGCTCTTCCGCGCGCTCTACCTAGAACGAAAACAGCGGCTCTGA
- a CDS encoding sigma-70 family RNA polymerase sigma factor produces the protein MSDEDLMSYFQAGTVEAFDILVSRYKDPLTNYIYRFLGDMKECEDLLQETFLRVYRNRHSYRRIAKFSTWLYTIAGNLARSEYRKRKRRRLYSLQSVNRDEEEYEVEIPDETFSPDKHTESTIQDRHIQEALRQIPEEFREVVVLRDVQQLAYEEIAEITGLPMGTVKSRINRGRTKLQTLLKDVYVPHEAN, from the coding sequence ATGAGTGACGAGGATTTGATGTCGTACTTCCAGGCAGGTACCGTTGAGGCGTTTGACATTCTCGTAAGCCGGTACAAAGACCCGCTGACGAACTACATCTATCGGTTCCTGGGGGACATGAAGGAGTGTGAAGACCTCCTTCAGGAGACCTTCCTCCGCGTCTATCGCAACCGGCATTCCTACCGCCGCATTGCGAAATTCTCCACGTGGCTGTACACCATCGCCGGCAACCTCGCGCGCTCGGAATACCGCAAGCGCAAGCGCCGTCGTCTGTACTCCCTCCAGTCCGTCAACCGGGACGAGGAAGAGTACGAGGTGGAGATTCCAGACGAAACATTCTCTCCGGACAAGCATACCGAAAGTACCATACAGGATCGCCATATCCAGGAGGCGCTTCGGCAGATTCCCGAGGAGTTTCGCGAGGTCGTCGTTTTGCGCGACGTGCAGCAGCTGGCGTACGAGGAGATCGCGGAGATCACCGGCCTCCCCATGGGGACGGTCAAGAGCCGCATCAACCGCGGACGCACCAAGCTCCAGACGCTCCTCAAAGACGTTTACGTGCCCCACGAAGCGAACTGA
- a CDS encoding sigma-54 dependent transcriptional regulator, with product MRFRIFVVDDDHHYARMISYHLDKNPEYEVAVYANGNEMLEQLDEQPHLVVLDIMMPGIGGIETLKSIKRRYPDLPVIMMSAQGVVDTAVEAMKAGAYDYITKGRDDLNKLSIVAKNALDKVSMSQELENLREEVSAHYNIEGLIGESPAMQSAYRLIHKTLRGDLTVAIQGESGTGKELVAKAIHYNSARKNGPFVVVNCAAIPRELMESEFFGHEKGSFTGAHARKIGKFEQADGGTIFLDEIGELNLDLQAKLLRALQNFEITRVGGNDTIRFDARVISATNRDLIPMIRKGDFREDLYYRLCQFPIQLPPLRERGQDILLLAHTFLSSYLNAHSDFKGKKLSSEARKAILNYPWPGNVRELKSAIERAILISDSDEISVEDLMLHERTMISPWADRAAGPSAPAAAETRPRPKTQHHESENGIEVEIEQVAGVALGHNGTDIVPLEELKQLAVERAYRICDGNVDKAAVELGIGRATMYRLLKKYELIG from the coding sequence ATGCGATTCAGGATTTTCGTTGTCGACGACGACCATCATTACGCCCGCATGATCAGCTACCACCTGGACAAAAATCCGGAGTATGAGGTGGCGGTCTATGCGAATGGCAACGAAATGCTCGAACAGCTCGACGAACAGCCGCATCTCGTCGTGCTGGACATCATGATGCCGGGCATCGGGGGGATAGAAACGCTGAAGAGCATCAAGCGGCGATATCCCGACCTGCCGGTGATCATGATGTCCGCCCAGGGCGTGGTCGACACGGCCGTCGAAGCCATGAAAGCCGGGGCCTACGACTACATCACCAAGGGGCGCGACGACCTCAACAAGCTGTCGATCGTCGCCAAAAACGCGCTCGACAAGGTGTCCATGTCGCAGGAGTTGGAAAACCTGCGCGAGGAGGTATCGGCACACTATAACATCGAGGGCCTCATCGGCGAGAGCCCGGCCATGCAGTCTGCCTACCGGCTCATCCACAAGACGCTGCGGGGCGACCTCACCGTCGCCATCCAGGGCGAGAGCGGCACGGGCAAGGAACTCGTCGCCAAGGCCATCCACTACAACTCGGCGCGCAAAAACGGGCCGTTCGTGGTGGTCAACTGCGCCGCGATCCCCCGGGAACTCATGGAAAGCGAGTTCTTCGGCCACGAGAAGGGATCGTTCACCGGCGCCCACGCCCGCAAGATCGGCAAGTTCGAACAGGCCGACGGCGGCACGATCTTCCTGGATGAAATCGGGGAGCTGAACCTCGACCTTCAGGCCAAACTCCTCCGCGCGCTCCAGAACTTCGAGATCACCCGCGTCGGCGGGAACGACACGATCCGGTTCGACGCCCGCGTCATCTCGGCCACCAACCGCGATCTCATCCCCATGATTCGCAAAGGGGATTTCCGGGAGGATCTCTATTACCGGCTCTGCCAGTTCCCGATCCAGCTCCCGCCGCTCCGCGAGCGCGGGCAGGACATCCTGCTCCTCGCCCACACGTTCCTGAGCAGCTACCTGAACGCCCACTCGGATTTTAAGGGCAAAAAGCTCTCGTCCGAGGCGCGGAAAGCCATCCTCAACTATCCGTGGCCCGGCAACGTCCGCGAGCTGAAAAGCGCCATCGAACGCGCGATCCTGATTTCGGACAGCGACGAAATCAGCGTCGAGGACCTGATGCTCCACGAGCGCACGATGATCTCGCCCTGGGCGGATCGCGCGGCCGGCCCCTCGGCGCCGGCCGCAGCCGAAACGCGCCCCCGGCCGAAAACGCAACATCACGAATCCGAAAACGGTATAGAGGTGGAAATCGAACAGGTGGCCGGCGTCGCCCTCGGGCACAACGGCACCGACATCGTCCCCCTCGAGGAACTCAAACAGCTCGCCGTCGAACGCGCCTACCGCATCTGCGACGGGAACGTCGACAAAGCGGCGGTCGAACTCGGCATCGGACGCGCCACCATGTATCGGTTGCTGAAGAAGTACGAACTGATCGGATAA
- the holA gene encoding DNA polymerase III subunit delta has translation MAASGQTYEQLDTAFRHRNFKPLYFIYGDERFLMDELQRQLIANSLEEHERAFNLDIVYGNDTDAPSVLALCASYPVMAERRVVIVREFDQLKESQRFAAYAEHPNPTAIVLLLCGKKPNLSAHPYRGLKAHAEWAEIKPLYDNQMPGWLQKQVQARGYTITPEAVHMLADYIGVNLQAAVVEIDKLITYAGDRKAITGDDVVRASGQTREFNVFELQRAIGEYRYSDALRTAERLLRQASNQRGEALMIVSVLTSYFTKLWKLHGIQGRGITDKEIAARVGISPYFIKEYQQVIRHFNRYAVERAFASLLAADYELKGGSGRDERLVLALLMRRLAQRPAEA, from the coding sequence ATGGCAGCTTCAGGTCAAACATACGAGCAGCTCGATACCGCCTTCAGGCATCGCAACTTCAAGCCGCTGTATTTCATCTACGGCGATGAGCGGTTCCTGATGGACGAATTGCAGCGGCAGCTCATTGCGAACAGCCTGGAAGAGCACGAACGCGCCTTCAATCTGGATATCGTGTACGGCAACGACACCGACGCCCCATCGGTCCTGGCCCTGTGCGCCAGTTATCCGGTGATGGCGGAACGACGCGTCGTCATCGTGCGCGAGTTCGACCAGCTGAAAGAAAGTCAACGTTTTGCGGCCTATGCCGAGCACCCAAACCCGACCGCGATTGTCTTACTGTTGTGCGGCAAAAAACCGAACCTGTCCGCACACCCCTATCGCGGGCTGAAGGCGCACGCGGAATGGGCCGAGATCAAGCCGCTGTACGACAATCAGATGCCGGGGTGGCTCCAGAAACAGGTGCAGGCCCGAGGCTACACCATTACGCCGGAGGCGGTGCACATGCTGGCGGATTACATCGGCGTGAACCTGCAGGCCGCGGTGGTGGAAATCGACAAACTGATTACGTACGCCGGCGACCGGAAAGCCATCACGGGCGACGACGTTGTGCGCGCGAGTGGACAGACGCGCGAGTTTAATGTCTTCGAATTGCAACGCGCCATCGGCGAATACCGCTATTCTGACGCACTCCGGACAGCGGAACGGTTGTTGCGCCAGGCATCTAATCAGAGGGGCGAGGCGCTGATGATCGTGTCGGTGCTTACCTCCTACTTCACGAAACTCTGGAAACTGCACGGTATACAGGGCCGAGGCATAACGGACAAAGAAATTGCAGCGCGAGTTGGAATTTCTCCTTACTTTATAAAGGAATACCAGCAAGTGATACGCCATTTCAATAGATACGCGGTAGAACGAGCGTTTGCATCTTTGCTCGCTGCCGATTATGAATTGAAGGGTGGATCGGGCCGCGACGAGCGGCTGGTGCTGGCACTGCTGATGCGTCGGCTGGCCCAGAGGCCGGCAGAGGCGTGA
- a CDS encoding NFACT RNA binding domain-containing protein: MLTNYYTLRALSAEWNDALAGSILGDAYSQSKDECTLALANPATTWMLRISTRRAFPYAFRSEGYNRARRNVATLFASALDARIERIRLAERDRVLFLDFADGRWMQVQLFGPRPNVLLVRADGTIEEAFQHHGLLEDEPAPMPTPAPDVDTPDAFASRWPARDKDLARALSRALPLFDRDLAEEAIRRAGLAPTASAACSAPQLEQLFSAARAVEADLATPRPTLYWRGDVPDAFALIPLLARAGQTSEAFDTTDHALAVFVRRRLAQEQYIEVFLPLERQLAQAAAHYRQSGAKMLESLTQESRAERYERWGHLLMAQPAPASSAGDAVTVTDLFGDQQPVVIPLQPERTLLENARTYYEKARLTREARAHAEARLDSVERQAGEAERLLAALREQHTAADVRQFMKDEADAIAPFTASGAPTIDRLPFRRFDLGHGYEVWVGKSAQQNDVLTFQHARKFDLWMHARGVPGSHAVLRRPGRTVPVPRPILEQAAGIAAYFSKAKGSTLVPVIIAERKFVRKPKGAAPGAVLVEREQVVLVPPALPE; this comes from the coding sequence ATGCTGACGAACTACTACACGCTCCGCGCGCTGAGCGCCGAATGGAACGATGCGCTCGCTGGCAGCATCCTCGGCGACGCATACTCGCAGTCCAAAGACGAATGCACCCTCGCGCTGGCCAACCCGGCCACGACCTGGATGCTGCGGATCTCCACCCGTCGCGCCTTTCCGTACGCGTTTCGCTCCGAAGGCTATAACCGCGCCCGCCGCAACGTCGCCACGCTTTTCGCCTCCGCGCTCGACGCCCGGATCGAACGTATCCGCCTGGCGGAGCGCGACCGGGTGCTTTTCCTGGATTTCGCCGACGGCCGCTGGATGCAGGTCCAGCTCTTCGGGCCGCGGCCCAATGTCCTCCTCGTCCGCGCGGACGGCACCATCGAGGAAGCCTTCCAGCACCACGGCCTGCTCGAAGACGAGCCGGCCCCGATGCCCACGCCGGCGCCGGATGTCGATACGCCGGATGCGTTCGCGTCCCGCTGGCCGGCACGCGACAAGGATCTCGCGCGGGCCCTCAGCCGGGCCCTCCCCCTGTTCGACCGGGATCTCGCGGAAGAGGCGATCCGCCGCGCCGGCCTCGCCCCCACGGCATCGGCCGCATGCTCGGCGCCCCAGCTCGAACAGCTTTTTTCCGCTGCACGCGCCGTCGAGGCCGACCTCGCGACGCCCCGCCCCACCCTCTACTGGCGCGGCGATGTGCCCGACGCCTTTGCCCTGATCCCACTCCTCGCACGCGCCGGGCAGACGTCGGAGGCCTTCGACACGACCGATCACGCGCTGGCCGTGTTCGTGCGCCGCCGCCTGGCGCAGGAGCAATACATCGAGGTATTCCTCCCGCTCGAACGCCAGCTCGCCCAGGCCGCCGCGCACTACCGCCAGAGCGGAGCGAAAATGCTCGAATCCCTTACACAGGAAAGCCGCGCCGAACGGTACGAACGCTGGGGGCACTTGCTCATGGCCCAGCCGGCGCCGGCATCGAGCGCCGGCGATGCCGTGACGGTGACGGACCTGTTCGGCGACCAGCAGCCGGTCGTGATTCCCCTCCAGCCCGAACGCACGCTGCTGGAAAATGCCCGGACCTATTACGAGAAGGCGCGCCTCACCCGCGAGGCGCGGGCGCACGCGGAAGCGCGGCTCGATAGCGTCGAGCGGCAGGCGGGCGAAGCCGAGCGCCTCCTCGCCGCACTCCGCGAGCAGCACACCGCAGCCGATGTACGCCAGTTCATGAAGGACGAAGCCGACGCCATCGCCCCGTTTACCGCCTCCGGCGCCCCCACGATCGATCGGCTGCCGTTTCGGCGCTTCGATCTCGGACATGGGTACGAGGTGTGGGTGGGCAAAAGCGCGCAACAAAACGACGTGCTGACGTTTCAACACGCAAGAAAATTCGATCTCTGGATGCACGCGCGCGGCGTGCCGGGATCGCACGCCGTCCTGCGCCGGCCCGGACGCACCGTACCGGTGCCACGCCCGATCCTGGAACAGGCTGCCGGCATCGCCGCCTATTTCAGCAAGGCGAAGGGCAGCACCCTCGTACCCGTCATCATCGCCGAGCGCAAATTCGTACGCAAGCCGAAGGGCGCGGCGCCGGGCGCCGTGCTGGTCGAGCGCGAACAGGTCGTGCTCGTGCCGCCGGCGCTGCCCGAATGA
- a CDS encoding undecaprenyl-diphosphate phosphatase has product MNWWEAAILGLIQGLTEFLPISSSGHLVLGEYLLGLTNQDAQGVTFEVFVHFGTALSIITVYRSRILELIAGTARALAKPAQFAASYRENDSFRTALFILLTMIPTGLTYIMLKDFLEARFDDPRFTCSMLIVTGILLMLTVLRKNPSGPITPLKALIIGIAQSAAMIPGISRSGSTICAALYQNVTPQRAADFSFLMLLPVVLGATLIQGLEVMDTGIGIGWDSLLLGTVVAYVSGIVAIKVVIDFVRRGNLQYFAYYCFLVGALGLWLIR; this is encoded by the coding sequence ATGAACTGGTGGGAAGCGGCGATTCTTGGACTGATTCAGGGGCTAACGGAATTTTTACCGATCTCTTCCTCCGGTCATCTCGTGCTGGGCGAATACCTCCTCGGGTTGACGAACCAGGACGCCCAGGGCGTGACCTTCGAGGTTTTCGTGCATTTCGGCACCGCGCTCAGCATCATCACCGTTTACCGGAGCCGGATCCTGGAGCTGATCGCCGGGACGGCGCGCGCGCTCGCGAAGCCGGCGCAATTCGCCGCGTCGTACCGCGAAAACGATTCGTTCCGCACGGCCCTGTTCATCCTGCTGACCATGATCCCTACGGGCCTGACGTACATCATGCTCAAGGACTTCCTCGAGGCCCGCTTCGACGATCCCCGTTTCACGTGTTCGATGCTCATCGTGACCGGGATCCTGCTGATGTTGACCGTGCTGCGCAAGAATCCGTCCGGCCCCATCACCCCGCTGAAAGCCCTCATCATCGGTATCGCCCAGTCGGCGGCCATGATCCCGGGCATCTCCCGATCGGGCTCTACCATCTGCGCCGCGCTGTATCAAAATGTCACCCCGCAACGCGCGGCGGATTTCTCGTTTCTGATGCTGCTTCCCGTCGTGCTCGGGGCCACGCTGATCCAGGGGCTCGAAGTGATGGATACCGGGATCGGCATCGGCTGGGACAGCCTGCTGCTCGGTACCGTGGTGGCCTATGTTTCCGGCATCGTGGCCATCAAAGTCGTGATCGATTTTGTTCGACGTGGCAACCTCCAGTATTTTGCCTATTATTGCTTCCTCGTAGGCGCACTCGGTCTCTGGCTCATCCGATAA
- the bioD gene encoding dethiobiotin synthase, with translation MGVGLVGLLHEMGVDATLLTPISTGGSVERATDLLRRIGIKTPKRLISPVSYETLASPYVASQVERRPVDMERIWEAYTELREQGKFVVVEGGGLMVPITSRYALVDLLKDFDLPSIIIGKTARGTLNHCILTLRMMLAFGLPPRGFILNGYGQFGDGFAESLNPDVLEELTHPLKVLAVLEWRPEYQENPEAFIRSLKQQERIMSLLEELVSKDFQDPARDR, from the coding sequence ATCGGCGTCGGCCTCGTTGGATTGCTGCACGAGATGGGGGTGGACGCCACGCTCCTCACGCCCATCTCCACCGGCGGCTCCGTCGAACGTGCGACCGATCTGCTCCGAAGAATCGGGATCAAAACCCCGAAACGCCTCATCAGCCCGGTCTCATACGAAACGCTCGCTTCGCCGTATGTCGCGAGCCAGGTGGAACGCCGCCCCGTCGATATGGAGCGAATCTGGGAAGCCTACACGGAACTCCGCGAACAGGGGAAATTTGTCGTCGTCGAAGGCGGGGGGCTGATGGTGCCCATCACCAGCCGGTATGCGCTGGTGGACCTGCTTAAAGACTTCGACCTTCCGTCGATTATTATTGGTAAAACGGCGCGCGGCACGTTGAACCACTGTATCCTGACGCTGCGCATGATGCTGGCGTTTGGGCTCCCCCCCCGTGGCTTTATCCTCAACGGGTACGGCCAGTTCGGCGACGGATTTGCCGAGTCGCTGAACCCGGACGTCCTCGAAGAATTGACCCACCCCCTGAAGGTCCTCGCCGTCCTGGAATGGAGACCGGAGTACCAAGAGAACCCCGAGGCGTTTATCCGTTCGCTGAAACAACAGGAGCGCATCATGTCGCTTCTGGAAGAACTCGTTTCCAAGGATTTCCAAGATCCTGCGCGAGATCGCTAG